Proteins encoded by one window of Candidatus Finniella inopinata:
- a CDS encoding NADH-quinone oxidoreductase subunit C gives MKLGLELLSDLLGPDLIRLDHTHGMTVAQIYPAAIVRALTILRDHHDCSFRQLIDITAIDYPNQQARFKVIYNMLSHHHNQRLILTTYIDEGTPLHSITSVFECANWLERELWDLFGIGFHDHPDLRRILTDYTFGGHPLRKDFPLSGYGQVRYDPSLERVSYEPVDLKQPYRSFDFLSPWEGMDPRSREYLKADTPDA, from the coding sequence ATGAAATTGGGCTTAGAATTGTTGTCAGACCTGTTGGGGCCCGATTTAATAAGGTTGGATCATACACACGGCATGACAGTTGCACAGATTTACCCCGCAGCGATTGTTCGGGCATTAACCATTTTGCGGGATCACCACGATTGTTCCTTTCGTCAATTGATCGATATCACAGCCATTGATTACCCCAACCAGCAGGCACGCTTTAAGGTTATTTACAACATGTTGAGCCACCATCACAATCAGCGCTTGATCCTGACGACCTATATTGATGAGGGAACGCCCCTCCACAGCATCACATCAGTTTTTGAGTGTGCGAATTGGTTAGAGAGAGAATTGTGGGACTTGTTTGGCATCGGTTTTCATGACCACCCTGATCTGCGACGCATTTTAACGGACTACACCTTTGGCGGGCATCCTTTACGCAAAGATTTTCCCCTAAGTGGTTATGGTCAAGTGCGTTATGATCCATCTTTGGAGCGAGTATCTTATGAGCCCGTGGATTTAAAACAACCGTATCGCAGTTTTGATTTCCTGAGCCCGTGGGAAGGGATGGATCCTCGATCCAGGGAATATTTAAAGGCAGACACACCCGATGCGTGA
- a CDS encoding NADH-quinone oxidoreductase subunit D: MREKYTLNFGPQHPAAHGVLRLVMELEGEIVHRADPHIGFLHRGTEKLIEQKTYLQALPYFDRLDYVSPINQEHAFVLAIEKLLDIKPPLRAQYIRVLFCEITRILNHLLNIATYAMDVGAITPFLWLFEEREILMGFYERVSGARMHASYIRPGGVHQDLPDGLVEDIQAFCDRFLKVVDDLDDLLTENRIFKQRSVDIGVVTAEQAIEWGFSGPMLRASNVAWDLRKSQPYEIYEQLEFDIPVGKHGDCYDRYLVRMEEMRQSVNLIKQCLIQMPQGPILADNPKIVPPKRADIKQSMEAMIQHFKLYSEGFHIPAGEVYTAVEAPKGEFGVYLVADGTNRPYRCKIRAPGFAHLQALNSMSHGHLLADVVAILGSLDIVFGEIDR; the protein is encoded by the coding sequence ATGCGTGAAAAATATACCCTTAACTTCGGCCCCCAACATCCCGCAGCCCACGGCGTTTTACGCCTGGTTATGGAACTGGAGGGTGAAATCGTTCACCGGGCTGATCCCCATATTGGTTTTTTACATCGGGGAACAGAAAAACTTATTGAGCAGAAAACGTACCTGCAGGCCCTACCCTATTTTGATCGATTAGATTACGTCTCGCCCATCAACCAGGAACATGCGTTTGTCTTAGCCATCGAAAAGTTGTTGGACATAAAGCCCCCGTTGCGGGCCCAATACATAAGGGTTTTGTTTTGTGAAATCACGCGCATTCTGAATCACCTGCTAAATATTGCAACCTATGCCATGGATGTCGGTGCAATTACCCCCTTTTTATGGTTGTTTGAGGAACGCGAAATTTTGATGGGCTTTTATGAACGGGTAAGCGGTGCGCGCATGCACGCCTCCTACATTCGGCCAGGGGGCGTCCATCAAGACTTGCCCGACGGATTGGTGGAGGATATCCAAGCCTTCTGTGATCGGTTTTTAAAGGTTGTGGACGATTTAGACGACTTATTGACCGAGAACCGCATTTTCAAACAGCGCAGCGTTGATATTGGTGTGGTGACGGCAGAACAAGCCATTGAATGGGGTTTTTCAGGCCCTATGCTGCGCGCCAGCAACGTCGCCTGGGATTTAAGAAAAAGTCAACCTTATGAAATTTACGAACAGTTAGAGTTTGACATTCCGGTTGGAAAACATGGAGATTGTTACGATCGATATTTGGTTCGTATGGAAGAGATGCGCCAAAGCGTAAACCTTATCAAGCAGTGTCTGATTCAAATGCCACAAGGGCCTATTCTGGCAGACAACCCCAAAATTGTACCCCCAAAACGCGCCGATATAAAACAATCTATGGAGGCTATGATCCAACATTTCAAGTTGTATAGTGAAGGATTCCACATTCCAGCCGGCGAAGTTTACACAGCGGTTGAAGCCCCCAAAGGTGAATTTGGCGTGTATCTGGTGGCAGATGGGACCAATCGCCCCTATCGTTGCAAGATTCGCGCCCCAGGATTTGCACACCTGCAAGCCTTAAACAGCATGAGTCATGGACACCTGTTGGCCGATGTGGTTGCCATTTTAGGCTCCCTAGACATTGTGTTTGGAGAAATCGACCGATGA
- the nuoE gene encoding NADH-quinone oxidoreductase subunit NuoE, protein MTTLKVDAPFCFNVENQEKADVCLSQYPAAHKQSALVPLLDLAQNQCGGWLPQPAIEAVGALVGIPFLKALEVASFYSMFHLKPIGNYHVQICGTTPCWLSGSDDLHQICKKHLGIDNGEITPDGKFTLSEIECLGACVNAPVVQINEVRYENITPYRLIEILKKLETENTNAGSKEC, encoded by the coding sequence ATGACGACTTTGAAAGTTGATGCCCCTTTTTGTTTTAACGTTGAGAATCAAGAAAAAGCTGACGTTTGCCTTTCCCAATACCCCGCTGCCCACAAACAAAGCGCCCTGGTCCCGTTGTTGGATTTGGCCCAAAACCAGTGCGGCGGGTGGCTGCCTCAGCCAGCGATTGAAGCCGTGGGGGCCTTGGTCGGCATCCCGTTTTTAAAGGCCCTGGAAGTGGCTAGTTTTTATTCGATGTTTCATTTAAAACCAATAGGCAATTATCATGTGCAAATTTGCGGCACGACGCCGTGTTGGCTTAGCGGCAGTGATGACCTTCATCAAATATGCAAAAAACACCTAGGCATCGATAATGGAGAAATAACGCCTGACGGGAAATTCACATTAAGCGAGATTGAATGTTTGGGCGCGTGCGTCAATGCACCCGTGGTTCAAATTAATGAGGTGCGCTACGAAAACATAACCCCTTATAGACTGATTGAGATTCTTAAGAAATTAGAAACTGAGAACACCAACGCGGGTTCCAAAGAATGTTAA
- the nuoF gene encoding NADH-quinone oxidoreductase subunit NuoF has translation MLSPKDRIFTNLSGAEPFNLEAAQRRGDWDDTKRLMEVGRQGIIDTIKVSGLRGRGGAGFATGTKWDFMPKVGDGRPSYLVINADESEPGTCKDRDILFFEPHKLIEGALLAGFAIGAHTCYIYVRGEYYFEAECLQQAVAEAYEAGLLGKNAAKSGWDFDVYIHRGAGAYICGEESALLESLEGKKGLPRLKPPFPAQYGLYGCPTTVNNVETIAVVPTILRRGASWFSGLGRPNNAGTKIFSISGHVNKPRNVEEALGIPMRELIENYGGGVRGGWDRLKAVIPGGSSVPLIPKSICDDVLMDFDSLKAVNSGLGTGAVIVMDESTDIIKAIARLSKFYMHESCGQCSPCREGTGWLWRMMERLSRGEGEIEDIDRLEAVTRQIEGHTICGLGDAAAWPVQGVIRHFRPEMEDRILKNAKIRIGS, from the coding sequence ATGTTAAGTCCGAAAGATCGCATCTTTACCAACCTAAGCGGGGCTGAACCTTTCAACCTGGAAGCAGCCCAAAGGCGCGGCGATTGGGATGATACAAAACGTCTGATGGAAGTGGGCCGCCAAGGCATTATCGATACGATCAAAGTATCGGGATTGCGGGGCCGCGGTGGAGCGGGTTTTGCGACGGGAACGAAATGGGACTTTATGCCCAAAGTCGGTGACGGCAGGCCGTCTTATTTGGTGATTAATGCCGATGAAAGCGAACCAGGAACCTGTAAAGACCGCGATATCCTTTTCTTTGAACCCCATAAATTAATCGAAGGCGCCCTGCTTGCCGGTTTTGCGATCGGGGCACACACCTGTTACATTTATGTGCGGGGGGAGTATTATTTTGAGGCGGAATGCCTGCAGCAGGCGGTCGCGGAGGCCTATGAAGCAGGCCTTTTGGGGAAAAATGCGGCCAAATCAGGTTGGGACTTTGATGTTTATATTCATCGAGGTGCAGGGGCTTATATATGCGGTGAAGAGTCGGCATTATTGGAAAGTTTAGAGGGGAAAAAAGGGCTTCCGCGGTTAAAACCCCCCTTCCCTGCTCAATATGGTTTGTATGGTTGTCCAACCACCGTAAATAACGTTGAAACGATTGCCGTTGTCCCAACCATCCTAAGGCGAGGTGCCAGTTGGTTTTCTGGCCTGGGTCGCCCCAATAATGCCGGCACTAAAATTTTTTCAATCTCAGGGCACGTCAATAAACCCCGCAATGTAGAGGAAGCCTTGGGCATTCCCATGCGCGAATTAATTGAAAATTATGGCGGCGGCGTCAGAGGGGGGTGGGATCGTTTAAAGGCCGTCATTCCTGGTGGGTCGTCTGTTCCTTTGATCCCTAAATCGATTTGCGATGATGTGTTGATGGACTTTGACAGTCTAAAAGCTGTGAATAGCGGCCTGGGTACGGGTGCCGTCATTGTGATGGACGAATCCACTGATATTATCAAAGCTATCGCGCGCCTCAGCAAATTCTACATGCATGAAAGTTGTGGCCAGTGTAGCCCGTGTCGTGAAGGAACGGGATGGCTGTGGCGCATGATGGAACGGCTAAGCAGAGGCGAAGGGGAAATCGAAGATATTGACCGCCTAGAAGCCGTCACGCGTCAAATTGAAGGGCACACCATTTGTGGATTAGGCGATGCTGCAGCCTGGCCAGTCCAAGGAGTGATTCGACATTTTCGACCTGAAATGGAAGACAGAATTTTAAAAAATGCGAAGATAAGGATTGGTTCATGA
- the nuoG gene encoding NADH-quinone oxidoreductase subunit NuoG produces the protein MTKITLNNEPLEVEAGTTIFQACQQQGLEVPHFCYHPKLSVAGNCRMCLVEVAGSPKPVASCTMPVSEGMVIHTDTPMVEKSRQGVLELLLINHPLDCPVCDQGGECDLQDLTMNYGRSHSRFEFEKRIVTDKYMGPLIKTVMTRCIQCTRCIRFADEIAGVPELIAIGRGETMEIVNSLDTAIQSELSGNMIDICPVGALTDKPFAFKGRSWEWTKTDVIDVMDALGSHIQVHSRDREVMRILPRVCEDINEEWLSDRSRFAYDGLKYQRLDTPYIRVDGQLQACSWESAFQPIADRLETLKGKEIAALAGDLADCESMLALKILWQQLESPHLDCRQDATFLPHEHRSHYILNTPIADFEKADCVLLIGTNPRHEAPLLNARLRKAYRNHQTTFGLVGQAVDLTYPYEFMGNQPESLTALLDASHPFTQRLATAKKPVVILGQAVFTRPDAPALLNTIQKLFELYPLLEYNVLHTAASRVGGVDVGFVPQRNGLNSREILAACQSGEIKFLYLLGADDIAPTQLGQAFVVYQGHHGDAAAARADVILPGCAYTEKTATYVNTEGRAQRSHQAVPPPGQAKEDWKIITSLSHALGKPLPYITHADVVQELQNCHPTFQYLGTLVKNIWHPLPQTSKASFDPTPLQPLINNFYMTNIITRHSPTMAACVQEIIQGRKPDKTF, from the coding sequence ATGACTAAAATCACTCTTAATAATGAACCGTTGGAGGTTGAAGCCGGAACCACCATTTTCCAAGCCTGTCAACAACAAGGGCTAGAGGTTCCCCATTTTTGCTACCATCCCAAACTGTCAGTCGCTGGGAATTGTCGTATGTGCTTGGTCGAGGTGGCCGGCAGCCCCAAACCTGTTGCCAGTTGCACCATGCCCGTCAGCGAAGGCATGGTTATTCACACCGACACCCCCATGGTTGAAAAATCTCGCCAGGGTGTCTTAGAGCTTTTGCTGATCAACCACCCGTTAGACTGTCCCGTTTGTGATCAGGGCGGCGAATGCGACCTGCAAGATTTAACCATGAATTACGGTCGGTCACACAGCCGTTTTGAGTTTGAAAAGCGCATTGTCACAGACAAATACATGGGGCCCTTGATTAAGACTGTGATGACCCGATGCATTCAATGCACACGGTGCATTCGGTTTGCTGACGAAATCGCCGGCGTGCCTGAGCTGATTGCCATAGGCCGTGGCGAGACCATGGAAATTGTCAATTCGCTTGATACGGCGATTCAGTCGGAATTGTCCGGTAATATGATTGATATTTGCCCAGTGGGCGCCTTAACAGACAAGCCGTTTGCTTTTAAGGGGCGTTCCTGGGAATGGACAAAAACGGATGTCATCGACGTCATGGACGCGCTGGGCAGTCATATTCAGGTTCACAGTCGCGATCGGGAAGTCATGCGCATTCTTCCCCGTGTTTGTGAGGATATTAATGAAGAATGGCTTAGTGATCGCAGTCGTTTCGCCTATGACGGGTTAAAGTATCAGCGCCTAGACACGCCGTATATTCGCGTGGATGGCCAGTTACAAGCCTGCAGCTGGGAATCCGCTTTCCAGCCAATCGCCGATCGCTTGGAGACTTTGAAAGGGAAAGAGATTGCCGCCTTGGCTGGAGATCTGGCTGATTGCGAATCAATGCTGGCGCTAAAAATATTGTGGCAGCAGTTGGAAAGCCCACACCTGGATTGTCGTCAAGATGCAACCTTTCTTCCCCATGAACATCGCAGTCATTATATCTTGAATACGCCTATTGCGGATTTTGAAAAGGCCGATTGCGTTCTGTTGATTGGGACAAATCCAAGACATGAAGCTCCCCTTTTGAATGCACGATTGCGTAAAGCTTATCGGAATCATCAGACGACATTTGGCCTGGTTGGGCAGGCCGTTGATTTGACTTACCCTTATGAATTCATGGGCAATCAGCCTGAATCGTTGACAGCTCTTTTAGATGCCAGCCATCCTTTTACCCAAAGATTAGCCACCGCTAAAAAGCCCGTGGTCATTTTGGGCCAGGCGGTTTTTACCAGGCCTGACGCCCCCGCCCTTTTGAATACTATTCAAAAACTCTTCGAGCTTTACCCTTTGCTGGAGTACAACGTTCTCCATACTGCGGCCTCTAGGGTGGGCGGCGTGGACGTTGGCTTTGTACCACAACGCAATGGCTTGAACAGCCGTGAAATATTGGCGGCCTGCCAATCGGGAGAAATCAAGTTTCTTTACTTGCTGGGAGCGGATGACATTGCACCAACGCAGCTAGGACAAGCCTTTGTCGTGTATCAAGGCCACCATGGTGATGCCGCTGCGGCGCGGGCCGATGTGATTTTGCCGGGTTGCGCGTATACAGAAAAAACAGCCACTTACGTGAATACCGAGGGACGCGCTCAACGAAGCCATCAGGCGGTCCCTCCTCCTGGCCAGGCTAAGGAGGATTGGAAGATCATCACCTCTTTGTCTCATGCCCTAGGTAAGCCTTTACCCTACATAACGCATGCCGATGTCGTACAAGAGCTTCAAAATTGTCATCCGACTTTTCAATACCTGGGCACACTTGTCAAAAATATATGGCACCCCTTACCCCAAACTAGTAAGGCTTCTTTTGACCCCACCCCCCTTCAACCCTTGATCAACAATTTTTATATGACCAACATCATCACCCGCCATTCACCAACCATGGCTGCATGTGTTCAAGAAATTATTCAAGGGCGAAAACCGGATAAGACGTTTTGA
- a CDS encoding Npt1/Npt2 family nucleotide transporter yields MSASETTKPAKEFTGLRGIFFPIYNYEIKKFLPMGIMMMCILFVYNIVRDTKDTLVVNAPGGGAECLSFLKLYGVTPSAILFMVLFVKLANIMERERLFYTILTPFLIFFGAFAFLIYPYTDVLHMSLETIQRLQVAYPTFHWMIPVIGNWSFGVFYILSELWGSVILSMLFWQFANEITKIHEAKRFYGLFGMIGNVGLLIAGPTIILCAKYAKSLQESMDGALDKQVMENIIFGFNLKCLMGSVIVAGAIIAITYRWMNKNVLTDPRLYQPGEGAGKKKKPKMSIGESFKYILSNRYLGLIAVLVLAYGVAINLVEGVWKGQIKIAFPDKNDYNAFMGQFTAWTGLITILLMVVGNNILRRLSWKSAAVITPIMVLVTSVIFFYVVWDGTKSSPMSPLLGTTVVMVAVIVGQIQNVLSKGTKYSLFDSTKQMAYIPLDPEAKVKGQAAVEVIGGRAGKSGGAFIQSTMLAVIGGSVSLASLSYILGPIVIVICLIWVMSVFGLNKKFLALTEGKSSSEAG; encoded by the coding sequence ATGAGTGCGTCTGAAACCACAAAGCCGGCTAAGGAATTCACCGGCTTACGGGGTATATTCTTCCCAATTTATAATTACGAAATCAAAAAATTTCTGCCAATGGGCATCATGATGATGTGCATTTTGTTCGTTTACAATATTGTTCGCGACACGAAAGATACGTTAGTCGTTAATGCACCAGGCGGCGGCGCTGAATGCTTAAGCTTTTTAAAACTATACGGTGTCACCCCGTCGGCCATTTTGTTTATGGTTCTGTTCGTTAAACTTGCGAACATCATGGAACGGGAAAGGTTATTTTATACTATTCTGACACCTTTCTTGATTTTCTTTGGCGCATTTGCCTTTTTGATTTACCCATACACAGATGTTCTGCATATGAGTTTGGAAACGATTCAACGCTTGCAGGTCGCATATCCTACGTTTCACTGGATGATCCCTGTGATTGGAAATTGGAGCTTTGGTGTTTTCTACATCCTGTCAGAACTTTGGGGAAGCGTTATTTTGTCGATGTTGTTTTGGCAGTTTGCCAACGAAATTACCAAAATCCATGAAGCGAAACGTTTTTATGGTTTGTTTGGTATGATTGGTAACGTTGGTCTTCTTATTGCTGGCCCAACCATTATACTTTGCGCAAAGTATGCCAAATCTCTTCAAGAATCAATGGACGGCGCCTTGGATAAGCAAGTTATGGAAAACATCATTTTTGGTTTTAACCTAAAATGCCTAATGGGTTCCGTGATCGTTGCAGGTGCTATTATCGCCATTACATACCGCTGGATGAATAAGAACGTTTTGACAGACCCACGTCTGTATCAGCCAGGTGAAGGCGCAGGTAAAAAGAAAAAACCAAAAATGTCCATCGGTGAAAGCTTTAAATACATCTTGAGCAACCGTTATCTTGGTTTGATCGCTGTTTTGGTCTTGGCTTATGGCGTTGCGATCAACTTGGTCGAAGGTGTTTGGAAAGGGCAAATCAAAATCGCATTCCCAGACAAAAATGATTACAACGCCTTTATGGGACAGTTTACGGCTTGGACAGGGCTCATAACCATTCTTTTGATGGTCGTAGGCAACAACATTTTGCGTCGTTTAAGCTGGAAAAGTGCAGCGGTTATCACACCAATCATGGTTTTGGTAACGTCGGTTATTTTCTTTTACGTTGTTTGGGATGGTACAAAATCCAGTCCAATGTCGCCTTTGTTAGGAACAACTGTTGTAATGGTCGCGGTGATCGTTGGTCAAATCCAAAACGTCTTGTCCAAAGGTACTAAATACTCACTGTTTGATTCCACTAAACAGATGGCTTACATTCCATTGGATCCAGAAGCAAAGGTAAAAGGACAAGCAGCCGTAGAAGTTATCGGTGGCCGTGCAGGAAAATCTGGTGGTGCGTTTATCCAGTCAACGATGTTAGCCGTTATTGGTGGCAGCGTTTCATTGGCCAGTTTATCTTACATCTTGGGCCCTATCGTTATCGTTATATGCCTGATATGGGTTATGTCGGTTTTTGGTTTGAACAAAAAGTTCTTGGCGTTAACCGAAGGAAAAAGTTCCTCCGAAGCGGGATAA
- a CDS encoding alpha/beta fold hydrolase — translation MEQFAHINNLRICFETFGTNTDPAVLLIMGNSAQGIMWPEAFCKKLAKNSLFVIRYDQRDTGKSTCVNFDDNPYNLFDLASDALGLLDELDIKNAHIVGLSMGASIAQLLALHHAGRVISITSMMSSPDLSIKNDAMAGKETPNSILPPPDKDWLKKVLKLNDVSPKTKQDKIRLIVENWKLANGDKVDFDFEEWQQLIEAALDRQETNPSAKDLKIANHGNHSKAQIATDEPNLEVLKLVNVPTLVIHGKEDPIFPPAHAEMLGKTIPNARLVVIDDMGHTLNPTFFDEIIHQITLHIGVNADVSIKTS, via the coding sequence ATGGAACAATTTGCGCATATTAATAACTTAAGAATTTGTTTTGAAACGTTTGGCACAAACACAGATCCAGCCGTTCTGTTGATCATGGGAAACAGCGCACAAGGAATAATGTGGCCCGAGGCGTTTTGCAAAAAGCTTGCAAAAAACTCCCTATTTGTTATTCGTTATGACCAAAGAGATACCGGAAAGTCAACTTGCGTTAATTTTGATGATAATCCCTACAATTTATTTGATCTAGCCTCTGATGCACTTGGACTTTTGGATGAATTAGATATTAAAAATGCACATATTGTTGGTTTATCCATGGGCGCATCAATCGCACAGCTTTTAGCGTTGCATCACGCAGGCCGTGTAATAAGCATAACGTCCATGATGTCATCCCCTGATTTGTCCATAAAAAATGATGCCATGGCTGGTAAAGAGACACCGAATTCCATCTTGCCCCCTCCCGATAAGGACTGGTTAAAAAAGGTGTTAAAACTGAATGATGTGTCCCCTAAAACCAAGCAAGATAAGATTAGGCTAATCGTTGAAAATTGGAAACTGGCTAATGGCGATAAAGTAGATTTTGATTTTGAAGAATGGCAGCAACTCATCGAAGCAGCATTAGACCGTCAAGAGACCAATCCATCGGCGAAAGATCTTAAAATTGCCAACCATGGCAATCATTCAAAAGCCCAAATTGCAACTGACGAACCAAACCTTGAGGTTTTGAAGTTGGTTAATGTCCCAACCCTTGTCATTCATGGTAAAGAAGACCCAATATTTCCACCCGCGCATGCAGAAATGCTGGGAAAAACCATTCCAAACGCCAGGCTGGTTGTGATTGACGACATGGGGCACACATTAAACCCAACCTTTTTTGATGAAATCATTCATCAAATCACTTTGCATATTGGGGTGAACGCTGACGTCAGCATAAAAACATCCTAA
- a CDS encoding MFS transporter — translation MASLTRQQKEAVGLLQIGTFLEYFDLMLYVHMAVLLNELFFPKTDSYTESLIASATLCSTYVFRPFGALLFGYIGDTIGRKKAIIITTSMMSLSCLVIANLPTYAQIGITATLVVTICRTAQGLSSMGEVIGAEVYVSEITKPSAGYSAVAFISVSCAAGAMAAVGIAALVTSYGFNWRMAFWIGACIAVIASVARTRLRETPEFVDMKRKEKRLMEERAARNPEQSTKQLNRAAKTEQPKAPITTLVNCFFINCGWPLSFYVIYIYFNPILKKTFGYSPEDIIFHNFILTIIQVLTFVMWSVLTRHVYPLKLLKIKGFVSLALMAAIPLFLVVCKSGMQLILFQALILTFTLHNFPAEYIFLKRLPVYTRFTSAGLIYA, via the coding sequence ATGGCCAGTTTAACCCGTCAACAAAAAGAAGCCGTTGGATTACTGCAGATTGGAACCTTCTTAGAGTATTTCGACCTTATGCTGTATGTGCATATGGCGGTCTTGTTGAACGAGTTATTCTTTCCGAAAACAGACTCTTACACAGAATCTTTGATTGCTTCCGCTACACTTTGTTCTACGTATGTATTTAGACCCTTTGGTGCACTGTTATTTGGATATATTGGCGATACCATAGGCCGAAAAAAGGCGATAATTATTACCACTTCAATGATGTCACTCTCTTGTCTTGTCATAGCTAACCTACCAACTTATGCCCAAATTGGAATCACAGCAACCTTAGTAGTCACAATATGTAGAACTGCGCAGGGGTTATCTTCCATGGGTGAAGTCATCGGTGCAGAGGTCTATGTTTCAGAAATTACGAAGCCCTCTGCTGGTTATTCAGCTGTCGCGTTCATAAGCGTTTCATGTGCAGCAGGGGCTATGGCGGCCGTTGGTATCGCGGCCTTGGTAACCTCCTATGGATTTAATTGGCGTATGGCATTTTGGATTGGGGCTTGTATCGCTGTTATCGCGTCTGTGGCACGAACACGCTTAAGGGAAACCCCTGAATTTGTGGATATGAAGCGAAAGGAAAAAAGATTGATGGAGGAGAGGGCAGCGCGCAATCCTGAACAATCGACAAAACAACTGAACCGTGCTGCAAAGACCGAGCAACCCAAGGCTCCTATAACAACCCTTGTAAACTGTTTTTTTATTAACTGTGGTTGGCCGTTATCATTCTATGTGATCTACATTTACTTTAACCCCATTTTAAAGAAGACTTTTGGTTATTCACCTGAAGATATTATTTTTCATAATTTTATTCTGACAATTATTCAGGTTCTGACTTTTGTTATGTGGTCTGTCCTGACACGTCATGTTTATCCTTTAAAGCTTTTAAAAATAAAAGGGTTTGTATCGCTGGCTTTGATGGCAGCCATACCTCTGTTCCTGGTAGTGTGCAAAAGCGGCATGCAGCTTATTTTATTCCAGGCCTTAATTTTAACGTTCACCCTTCATAACTTTCCTGCAGAATATATTTTTCTTAAGCGATTACCTGTTTATACTCGTTTCACCTCTGCCGGTCTTATTTATGCTTGA